The following DNA comes from Leifsonia sp. 1010.
GCTCACCGCGTAATAGGGGAGCGCGTCGGACGGTGTCTCCGCGACCGTCTCGAGGTACTCGTCGTAAACCCGGGTCAGCTGGGCCGCAGCGGGCATGTCGGCGACGAAGACGCCCTCCGATGCGGCCGCCTTCGCCCGGATCGCCGCCAGCTGCTCACCGCTCGCACGCAGCACCGAGCACCCTGCCCAGGGGAGGCCGGGATGCGTGCTGGCGTCGGCATCCACCGCGTCCGGTCCGAGCAGCCCGGTGACGCCCGCGGCCGTCGCCGCCGCCGTGCAGATCGCCGCGTTGGCCGCGATGCCCGTCGGAAGGGATTCGTCGACGACGACCACCCACTTCAGCCGCGCTGCGCGCGTGGGCGCCGCCGTGTCCACTTCGTCGGGCAGGAAGCCGACCTGATCCGCCATTCGTGTTCCTCTCGTTCGGTGGTTCGGGCTTCAAACTACAGAATCCGAGGCAACGGTGCTGCTAATCCGAATTTAGTTCGGCAAGTGCCTTATCCTGGGCATCGTGGACGAACTTGATTGGGCGATCCTGCGCGAACTGCAGTCGGATGCACGCAAGAGCAATCGCGACGTCGCCGCGGCCGTCGGCGTCTCGCCGAGCACCGCGCTGGAACGGACGCGGGTGCTCCGGCGGAAGGGCGTCATCCGCGGGGCGGTGCTCGACGTCGACCTCGCCTCCATCGGCCGGCCGGTGCAGGCGCTCATCGCTGTGCGCATCCGTCCGCCGTCCCGCCCGGTCATCGAGGGGTTCCGCGACTGGGTGGCCTCCTTGCCGGAGACCCTCGGCGTCTTCGTCACGAGCGGCAACGAGGACTTCATCGTGCACGTCGCCGTCGCCGACAACGAGAGCCTGTACGCCTTCGTGATCGACCGGCTGACACAGCGGCGGGAGATCGCCGACGTGCGCACCAGCGTCGTCTACGAGCACCTGCGCAACGGAAGCCCGGAGCCGGTGGACTGATTCCGCGCGCGGGCTACGATGTGCGGCACCGCATCCTTCCGAGAGAGGAACAACGCATGCCCGCACTCACCGACACCTTCACGCTGTCGAACGGCGTCACCATCCCGAAGATCGGGTTCGGCACCTGGCAGATCCCGGACGGCTCCGAGACCTACGACTCGGTCCGCACCGCTCTCGACGCGGGCTACCGGCACATCGACACGGCGCGCGCCTACGGCAACGAGGCCAGCGTCGGCCGCGCGGTCCGCGACAGCGGCATCCCCCGCGAGGAGATCTTCATCACCACCAAGTGCCCCGCCGAGGTGAAGGACGCGGAGGGCGCCCGGCACGCCTTCGACCGGTCGACGGCGCTGCTCGACCTCGGGCCGATCGACCTCTACCTCATCCACGCGCCGTGGCCGTGGAACGCCATCGGCAGCGACCACCGGGCCGGGAACATCGAGGTGTGGAAGGTCTTCGAGGAGCTCTACGAGCAGGGCCGCACCCGCTCGATCGGCGTCAGCAACTTCGAGGTCGCCGACCTCGAGTCGCTGATCGACGCCACGGATGTCGTGCCGCACGCCAATCAGATCCGCTGGTTCGTCGGGAACACCCAGCCCGAGACGACCGCGTACAGCAAGGAGCACGACATCCTCGTCGAGGGGTACTCGCCGCTCGCAACCGGGCGCCTGCTCGACAACGGCGACATCAAGGAGATCGCCGACAAGTACGGCAAGTCGGTCGCCCAGGTGAGCATCCGCTACCTCCTGCAGAAGGACATCCTGCCGCTGCCGAAGTCGACGACGCCCGAGCGCATCCGCGAGAACGCCGACGTCGACTTCGAGCTGTCGGCAGAGGACGTGGCCGCGCTCGACGCCCTCGATTCGGGTGAGTGACGCGTCGAGGTGCCTGCGGGCATGACCGAATCGGGCACACGGGAATAAGGCCGCCCCTCCTGCGTTGGACTTGAGTGCACAAGGCTCAACTTTCAGAAACAGGAGAACACGTGCCTGAGAACTTCACTCCCGACGGTGACGGCGCCAACTCGTTCGACGAGTTCCTCGCCCGGTACCTCGCGGGTGAGCGTGCGCGTAACGCACGCTCCATCGACATCAGCCGCTTCCTCAGCCGACGCACCCAGGAGATCCTGGCGGAGGCCGGACGGTTCGCGCTGCAGCACGGCCACAGCGAGCTCGACGCGCTGCACGTGCTGCGCGTGATGGCCGAGCAGGAGCCGGCCGCCGACGCCATGCGCCGCATCGGCGTCGACCCCTCCCGGGTGGCCGAGGCCGCCGAGTCGCGCCTGCCCGCCCCGGGCGACGTGATCCACGCTGACGGCGCATCTATCACCGGGCCGCTCCAGCGCGCCCTCTTCCACGCGTACCAAGTGGCTCAGGCCTCCGGCTCGACCTACATCGACCCCGAGCACGTCTTCTTCGCGCTCGTGATCGGGCGGGATGCCCCGGCCGGCCGCGTGCTGCAGGCCGCCGGCGTGACGCCGGAGGCCCTCACCGAGGCGATGCGTCAGAGCACCACGGTGGGCGCCGGCCAGCCCGGCGACCCGGACGCCGCGCAGGGCGACTCGCAGACCCCGATGCTCGACCAGTTCGGCACCGACCTGACCGCGCTCGCCCGCGACGGCAAGCTCGACCCGGTGATCGGACGCCTCGACGAGATCGAGCAGACCGTCGAGATCCTCTCCCGCCGCACCAAGAACAACCCGGTGCTGGTCGGTGAGGCCGGCGTCGGCAAGACCGCGATCGTCGAGGGCCTCGCCCGTGCGATCGTCTCCGGCGACGTGCCCGAGCAGCTGCAGGACAAGAAGGTCGTCTCGCTCGACCTGGCTGGAATGGTCGCAGGGACCCGGTACCGCGGCGACTTCGAAGAGCGGCTCACCAAGCTCATGGACGAGATCAGCGACGGCAAGGACGAGCTGATCGTGTTCATCGACGAGCTGCACACCGTGGTCGGCGCCGGAGGGTCCGGCGAGTCCGGCGGGATGGACGCGGGCAACATCCTGAAGCCCCGCCTGGCCCGCGGCGACCTGCACCTGGTCGGCGCGACGACACTCAAGGAGTACCGCCGCATCGAGAAGGACCCGGCGCTCGAGCGCCGCTTCCAGCCGGTGACCGTCGGCGAGCCGTCGGTGGAGGACGCGGTCCTCATCCTCGACGGCCTCCGCGGCGCGTACGAGGAGCACCACGGCGTGACCTACACGGCCGACGCGGTCCGCGCCGCCGTGGAGCTCTCCGACCGGTACATCTCCGACCGCTTCCTGCCCGACAAAGCCATCGACCTGATCGACCAGGCCGGCGCGCGTCTGCGCCTGTCGCTCGGTAAGCGCGTCGACACGTCCGCCCTCATGGAGCGCCTGGCCACGCTGGAGTCCGAGAAGAACTCCGCCGTCGCGGCCGAGCACTACGAGGAGGCGTCGCGTCTGCGTGACGAGATCGAGGCCGTTCAGCGTTCGCTGGACGAGCTCGGTTCCGCCCCGCGGGTCGAGGCCGTCGTGGGCGAGCCCGAGATCGCGGCCATCGTGTCGCGTTCGACCGGCATCCCGGTGTCGCGCATCGGCGAGGCCGACCGCGAGCGCCTCGCGCGCCTCGAGTCGGAGCTGCACCAGCGCGTGATCGGTCAGGATGACGCGGTCGTCGCGGTCGCGAAGGCCGTCCGCCGCAACCGCACCGGCCTCGGTGACGAGCGTCGCCCGGTCGGCAGCTTCCTCTTCCTCGGCCCGACGGGTGTGGGGAAGACCGAGCTGGCCAAGTCGCTCGCATCGTCGCTGTTCGGCGACGAGAAGGCGATGCTGCGCTTCGACATGAGCGAGTTCGGCGAGCGCCACACGGTCGCCCGTCTGGTCGGCGCCCCTCCCGGGTACGTCGGCTACGACGAGGCCGGTCAGCTGACCGAGCGCGTGCGCCGCAACCCGTACTCGGTTGTGCTGTTCGACGAGATCGAGAAGGCGCACCCGGACGTGTTCAACCTGCTGCTGCAGGTGCTCGACGACGGCCGCCTCACCGACGGCCAGGGCCGGACGGTCGACTTCCGCAACACGGTCGTCATCATGACCTCCAACCTGGGCTCGGAGTTCCTGGCGTCGCGGAGCGGCGCGCTCGGCTTCGTTCCGGCCGGTTCGGACGGGTTCTCCTCGGAGAAGGACATCCGCGACCGGGTCATGGGCAAGCTGCGCGAGGCCATGCGCCCCGAGTTCCTGAACCGCATCGACGAGATCGTGCTGTTCCGGAAGCTGGATGCCGAGCAGCTCCGCGACATCGTCCGCCTGCTGCTGACCGCGACGGCCTCCCGCCTGTCCGCCCGCGACATCGCCTTCGAGGCGACGGATGCGGCGGTCGCCTGGATCGCCGACGCCGGATACGAGCCGGAGTACGGCGCCCGCCCGCTCCGCCGTGTCATCCAGCGCGAGGTCGACGACCGCATCGCCGAGCTCATGGTCAGCGGCGATCTCTCCGAGGGCGGCCGCGTGATCGTGGACGCCGAGGCCGGCGACCTGCGGGTCGCCGCGGCTCCCGCGGCCCTCCCGGTGGCGGCGTAACCCGGCCCGCACCTCCCACCGAAGCGCCGGTCCTGTTCGCAGGGCCGGCGCTTCGTGCGCTGCGCAGCAGCCACTCTTCGAGCATGTAAAATCCTAAATAGTCCCACATCAAGATTACATGACAGGATTTCTGAAACATGCCCGCTATGTACAACAGCACTCGCAGAGCCCGTTCGCGCTCGGCGCTGCTCCTCGCAGGCTTCATCGCCGTAGCCACCCTCACCGGTTGCGTCGCCGACAGCCCGGCGCCCTCAGCGAAGCCGAAGCACTCGACCTCTAGCACCTCGTCTGCCCGGCCGACCACGAAAGCACCGACATCCGATGCCGATGATTACAAGGCGGCTGATTGGGCGACCCCGATCAAGACGGGCACGATCATCGGTACCGCGTCCTCGGACGCACTGAAGATCGACATCCATCAGGTAGCCATCGCTAGCGCCACCAACGATGGGATCCAAGTGGACCGCGAGACGAAGGAGCGCCTGCTCAAGGTCGGAGACGAACTCGTTGCTCTCAACTTCGTGGCGACGAACGTGAGCTCGTCACCGATTCGATTGGTCTCGCTGCTGCCGACCGTGCATTCGGATGCGTATCCGTATTTCGGCGGAGTGCCGACAGGCAGGGAGATGGATTGGATGCGGCAGATCGGCGTCGATAAGTTGGGCCACAAGCTCGATCCCGCCTCGCCGAAGACCTGGGTGCTCAAGCCCGGAGAGTCCTTTGCCGCAGGAGACAGCTACAAGCTGTACGACGCTCCCTATGAGGTCACGCTGAAGGTCTACCCCGCGAACGAGGATGGCTCGCTTCAACTGGAGTCCGCCCTGATGGACACCAAGGTGCCGGTGACGCTTAAGCGCTGAGGCGTCCCGACCAGTTGACGCAACACGCCGTCGCGGCGGGGGGCGCGACGGCGTGTTGCGTCACCTAGGGGCCGGGCGCTTCGCCATGTGCGCATCCTGAACGTCTCCAAAGGGACGCACACCCGAACCCCTGGACTCATCCAGGGTCGCCTGGTTTGTTGGAAGGCGTGCCCGCATCCGATCGACCCCGCAGTCCCCGCCTGGCCGCCATCGACGAGCGGCTGGAGCCCGTCAAGCGTTTCGAGCTGAAGCCCGCGCGCACCCGCGCCGGGCTCATCGCGCAGTTCCTCGGCCTCGCGCTCGTCGCCGCGGTGCTCAGCTCGCTGTTCCTGCTGCCCGGTTTCCTGGGAGTCGGCGTGACGGCCGCGGCCGGGGTCAGCGACTTCAACGCGCTGCCGGCGAACCTCCACATCCAGCAGTTCGCCCAGAACTCGACGGTGTACGCGAAGCAGGGCGGGCAGGATGTTCCGATCGCCACCTTCTACGCCCAGAACCGGCAGGACGTCACCTGGGACCAGATCGCCCAGACGGTGAAGGATGCGACCGTCTCGGCCGAGGACCCGCGCTTCTACACCGAGGGCGCCGTCGACATCTGGGGCACCCTCCGCGGAGCCGTCTCCACGGTCGCGGGCGGTGACGTGCAGGGCGGGTCGTCGATCACGCAGCAGTACGTGAAGAACGTCGAAGTGGAGAAGTGCGAGGCGCTCACCAGCCAGAAGAAGGTGCAGGCCTGCTACGCCGATGCCGCCGGCGTCACTTTGCAGCGCAAGGTGCAGGAGATGCGCTACGCGGTCGAGGTGGAGAAGACCTACAGCAAGAAGGACATCCTCACCGGCTACCTCAACGTCGTCGGCTTCGGCGGCCAGGTGTACGGCGTGCAGGCCGCCGCCCAGTACTACTTCAACACCACCGCCGCGAAGCTGGATCTGACCCAGGCGGCCACGCTCGCGGCCATCCTGAACAACCCGGCGAACCTCCGCATCGACCAGCCGGACAACAAGGAGAACGGCGCCGCGAACGGCTACAAGCTCACCAAGGAGCGGCGCGACTACGTGCTCGACCGCATGTACATCACGCACACGATCACCAAGCAGCAGCGCGACGCGGCGAAGGCCACGCCCATCCAGCCGACCATCACACCGACGACCCAGGGATGCGCGGCCGCGCAGCAGTACAACGCCGCGTTCTTCTGCGACTACGTGCGCGACGTGATCCTCAACGACCCGGCGTACGGTGCGACCGCCGACGACCGCTGGCAGACCCTCAACCGCGGCGGGCTCAAGATCTACACCACCCTCAACCTCGACCTGCAGCAGGTGGCGCAGGCCTCGCTCAGCAAGTACATCCCCGGCTCCCGCCCGGGCATCGACCTGGGTGCGAGCAACGTGGCGCTGGAGCTGGGCACCGGCCGCATCGTGACCATGGTGCAGAACCGCAGCTTCAACAACACCGACACGCCCATCGACGGAACGACCGCCGTGAACTACAACACCGACGAGGATTACGGCGGATCGCAGGGCTTCCAGACCGGGTCGACGTTCAAGGCCTTCGACCTCGCTGCGTGGCTGGAGGCCGGGCACAGCCTCTACGAGACGGTGAACGCCTCGCAGCACGTGTTCCCGACCTCCGACTTCACCAACACCTGCGCGAACATCGACGGGCCGGACTGGCCGGTGACCAACGACGAGGGATCGGCCAGCCGGCTCTCGGTGATGGCCGCGACCGCCGAATCGGTCAACACCGCCTTCGCCGAGATGGGCACGAAGGTCGACCTGTGCTCGATCGTGAACGCGGCGAAGGGGCTCGGCGTGCATCCCGCCTCGAAGAGCAACCCGTGGGTGCAGACGCCGTCGATGATCCTCGGGACGAACTACATCTCGCCGCTGACGATGGCCACCGCGTACGCGGGCATCGCCAACATCGGCGTGGTCTGCACGCCCGTGGCGATCGACCGCGTGGTGAACGCCGACGGCAGCGACCACAAGGTCAGCAAGACCACCTGTACGCAGGGCCTCAAGCCGGAGATCGCGGCGGGCGTGACCTACGCGCTGGAGGGCGTCATCAAGGGCGGAGGGACGGCGGCGAGCGCCAACCCGTACGACGACATCCCGATCATGGCCAAGACGGGCACCGCCGACGACTCGCTCGAGAACTGGCTCATCACATCCACCACCAAGGTCGCGACGGCCACGTGGGTCGGGAACGTCTCGGGCTCGACGCCCCTCCGCTCCCTGTACTTCAACGGCGTCGGTGGCGGGAACGTGAAGTTCTCGATCGCCAAGCCCATCCTCAAGGCCCTGAACGCGGCGTACGGCGGCGGCGACTTCACCGAGCCGACGGACGCCGTGCTGTACGGCGACCAGATCACGATGCCGGATGTGACGGGCAAGGCGCCGGACGTCGCGCAGAAGCTGCTCGAGGGGCTGGGTCTGGACGTGACCGTCGACTCCGCGCCCGTGCCCAGCGACCAGCCGGCCGGGACCGTCGCGGCGAGCGATCCCGCCGCTGGTGCGTCGCTCGAAGACGGCGATTCGGTGACCCTCACGATCAGCAACGGGCAGGGCGGAGCCGCGACGGACACCCCGACGCCAGGAGGCGGCAGCACGCCGACGCCCACCTCGCCCGGGAAGAAGAAGGGCGGCTGAGCCGGCGGCCCGCGGCGGCGTCAGGCGCGCAGGCTCTCCTCGCCGAGCCACGCGGTGAGGATGCGGCCTCGCAGCGCATTCGAGCGCTCGGCGAACGCGCGCTGCCGGCGCACGTATTCGGCCTTCCCCTCCGCCGTCTCGATGGCGACCGGCTCGGCGCCCCACGGCCGCATGTCGTACGGCGAGGCCTGCATGTCGAGAAGCCGGATGTCGCGGGCCAGCTCGAACGCATCGAGCAGTAGCTCCCCGGGCACCAGCGGGCCGAGCTTCATCGCCCACTTGTAGACGTCCATCCCGGCATGCAGGCATCCCGGCTGTTCCAGCTCCGGCTGCGTCTCGCGGGTCGGGGCGAACCGGTTGAGCGGCACCGCGTCCGGGGTGAAGAAGCGGAACGCGTCGATGTGGGTGCACCGCAGCTCGTGCGACTCGACCACCGCATCCGTCGCATCCTGACCGAGACGCAGCGGCACGGGATGCCGGTGCTCGTCCTGCCGGTAGACCATCGCCCACTCGTGCAGACCGAAGCAGCCGAACCGTCCCGGCCGCGCGGCCGTTGAACGGAGGATGCGTTCG
Coding sequences within:
- a CDS encoding DUF2000 domain-containing protein; this encodes MADQVGFLPDEVDTAAPTRAARLKWVVVVDESLPTGIAANAAICTAAATAAGVTGLLGPDAVDADASTHPGLPWAGCSVLRASGEQLAAIRAKAAASEGVFVADMPAAAQLTRVYDEYLETVAETPSDALPYYAVSVVGPRNRIDKIVGRLALL
- a CDS encoding Lrp/AsnC family transcriptional regulator, encoding MDELDWAILRELQSDARKSNRDVAAAVGVSPSTALERTRVLRRKGVIRGAVLDVDLASIGRPVQALIAVRIRPPSRPVIEGFRDWVASLPETLGVFVTSGNEDFIVHVAVADNESLYAFVIDRLTQRREIADVRTSVVYEHLRNGSPEPVD
- a CDS encoding aldo/keto reductase; the encoded protein is MPALTDTFTLSNGVTIPKIGFGTWQIPDGSETYDSVRTALDAGYRHIDTARAYGNEASVGRAVRDSGIPREEIFITTKCPAEVKDAEGARHAFDRSTALLDLGPIDLYLIHAPWPWNAIGSDHRAGNIEVWKVFEELYEQGRTRSIGVSNFEVADLESLIDATDVVPHANQIRWFVGNTQPETTAYSKEHDILVEGYSPLATGRLLDNGDIKEIADKYGKSVAQVSIRYLLQKDILPLPKSTTPERIRENADVDFELSAEDVAALDALDSGE
- a CDS encoding ATP-dependent Clp protease ATP-binding subunit, translating into MPENFTPDGDGANSFDEFLARYLAGERARNARSIDISRFLSRRTQEILAEAGRFALQHGHSELDALHVLRVMAEQEPAADAMRRIGVDPSRVAEAAESRLPAPGDVIHADGASITGPLQRALFHAYQVAQASGSTYIDPEHVFFALVIGRDAPAGRVLQAAGVTPEALTEAMRQSTTVGAGQPGDPDAAQGDSQTPMLDQFGTDLTALARDGKLDPVIGRLDEIEQTVEILSRRTKNNPVLVGEAGVGKTAIVEGLARAIVSGDVPEQLQDKKVVSLDLAGMVAGTRYRGDFEERLTKLMDEISDGKDELIVFIDELHTVVGAGGSGESGGMDAGNILKPRLARGDLHLVGATTLKEYRRIEKDPALERRFQPVTVGEPSVEDAVLILDGLRGAYEEHHGVTYTADAVRAAVELSDRYISDRFLPDKAIDLIDQAGARLRLSLGKRVDTSALMERLATLESEKNSAVAAEHYEEASRLRDEIEAVQRSLDELGSAPRVEAVVGEPEIAAIVSRSTGIPVSRIGEADRERLARLESELHQRVIGQDDAVVAVAKAVRRNRTGLGDERRPVGSFLFLGPTGVGKTELAKSLASSLFGDEKAMLRFDMSEFGERHTVARLVGAPPGYVGYDEAGQLTERVRRNPYSVVLFDEIEKAHPDVFNLLLQVLDDGRLTDGQGRTVDFRNTVVIMTSNLGSEFLASRSGALGFVPAGSDGFSSEKDIRDRVMGKLREAMRPEFLNRIDEIVLFRKLDAEQLRDIVRLLLTATASRLSARDIAFEATDAAVAWIADAGYEPEYGARPLRRVIQREVDDRIAELMVSGDLSEGGRVIVDAEAGDLRVAAAPAALPVAA
- a CDS encoding transglycosylase domain-containing protein, with the protein product MPASDRPRSPRLAAIDERLEPVKRFELKPARTRAGLIAQFLGLALVAAVLSSLFLLPGFLGVGVTAAAGVSDFNALPANLHIQQFAQNSTVYAKQGGQDVPIATFYAQNRQDVTWDQIAQTVKDATVSAEDPRFYTEGAVDIWGTLRGAVSTVAGGDVQGGSSITQQYVKNVEVEKCEALTSQKKVQACYADAAGVTLQRKVQEMRYAVEVEKTYSKKDILTGYLNVVGFGGQVYGVQAAAQYYFNTTAAKLDLTQAATLAAILNNPANLRIDQPDNKENGAANGYKLTKERRDYVLDRMYITHTITKQQRDAAKATPIQPTITPTTQGCAAAQQYNAAFFCDYVRDVILNDPAYGATADDRWQTLNRGGLKIYTTLNLDLQQVAQASLSKYIPGSRPGIDLGASNVALELGTGRIVTMVQNRSFNNTDTPIDGTTAVNYNTDEDYGGSQGFQTGSTFKAFDLAAWLEAGHSLYETVNASQHVFPTSDFTNTCANIDGPDWPVTNDEGSASRLSVMAATAESVNTAFAEMGTKVDLCSIVNAAKGLGVHPASKSNPWVQTPSMILGTNYISPLTMATAYAGIANIGVVCTPVAIDRVVNADGSDHKVSKTTCTQGLKPEIAAGVTYALEGVIKGGGTAASANPYDDIPIMAKTGTADDSLENWLITSTTKVATATWVGNVSGSTPLRSLYFNGVGGGNVKFSIAKPILKALNAAYGGGDFTEPTDAVLYGDQITMPDVTGKAPDVAQKLLEGLGLDVTVDSAPVPSDQPAGTVAASDPAAGASLEDGDSVTLTISNGQGGAATDTPTPGGGSTPTPTSPGKKKGG
- a CDS encoding 3-methyladenine DNA glycosylase, producing MTLSLAERPTLPPTRLAESEWRSREQAHIERADALTAAHRERAARGEKHPVWDFLFTYYSYAPAQLRRWHPGPGVELEGADQDPRAAWRWYTAGSVPGSLVVDRAVLEQEKASLLRGVERILRSTAARPGRFGCFGLHEWAMVYRQDEHRHPVPLRLGQDATDAVVESHELRCTHIDAFRFFTPDAVPLNRFAPTRETQPELEQPGCLHAGMDVYKWAMKLGPLVPGELLLDAFELARDIRLLDMQASPYDMRPWGAEPVAIETAEGKAEYVRRQRAFAERSNALRGRILTAWLGEESLRA